The Deltaproteobacteria bacterium genome window below encodes:
- the greA gene encoding transcription elongation factor GreA: MADDNGSVPMTPRGHQQLLEDLQRLKSVERPKNVRDIEEARAHGDLSENAEYHAAKDRQSLLDVQIRELEDKIVRAQVIDISKLSGDKIVFGATVKLVDDDTDEDVVYQIVGEHESEPREGRISLGSPVARSLIGRRVGDLVEVRTPAGVRNFEVLDVSFIE, from the coding sequence ATGGCAGATGACAACGGCTCCGTGCCCATGACGCCGCGTGGACATCAGCAATTGCTGGAGGATCTCCAGCGCCTCAAGTCGGTTGAACGTCCCAAGAACGTCCGCGACATCGAGGAGGCCCGCGCCCACGGCGACCTGTCGGAGAACGCCGAGTATCACGCCGCCAAGGACCGCCAGTCCCTGCTCGACGTCCAGATCCGCGAACTTGAGGACAAGATCGTGCGCGCGCAGGTGATCGACATTTCCAAGCTTTCCGGCGACAAGATCGTGTTCGGCGCCACCGTCAAGCTGGTGGACGACGACACCGATGAGGACGTCGTCTACCAGATCGTGGGCGAGCACGAGTCCGAGCCCAGGGAGGGAAGGATCTCCCTGGGGTCTCCGGTGGCGCGGTCGCTGATCGGACGGCGCGTGGGCGACCTGGTGGAGGTGCGCACGCCCGCGGGCGTGCGGAACTTCGAGGTCCTGGACGTCTCCTTCATCGAATAG
- a CDS encoding DUF58 domain-containing protein, which produces MAEAEAHRFLEPDFLARLDKLRLVAKRLSWGVARGEHPTIRKGYSLEFSDFRKYSHGDDLRYVDWNVYGRLERLLLKVFTAEEEITVYLLLDASLSMAQGDPAKLEFAKNVAAALGYIGLKTHDRVGAMGFAGDVGVQLPPARTRGQILSLFNFLEELPPAGRTDLEASMKTFTRLYPRPGLVVLFSDLLDVAGCRAGLEELARKRHDVLLVHVLGEGENRLDPDGDVSLVDVESDRERRVFLDGDLAERFHREVEAYFDGTRRFCESQAMDYRRTTSDVPFDDFVLRYLTQDRRPG; this is translated from the coding sequence ATGGCCGAGGCCGAGGCGCACCGCTTCCTCGAGCCCGACTTCCTGGCGCGGCTGGACAAGCTGCGCCTGGTGGCCAAGCGCCTGAGCTGGGGCGTGGCCCGGGGCGAGCACCCGACCATCCGCAAGGGATACAGCCTCGAGTTCTCGGACTTCCGCAAGTACAGCCACGGCGACGACCTGCGCTACGTGGACTGGAACGTCTACGGGCGCCTGGAGCGGCTGCTGCTCAAGGTGTTCACGGCCGAGGAGGAGATCACCGTGTATCTCCTGCTGGACGCCAGTCTTTCCATGGCCCAGGGAGACCCCGCCAAGCTGGAGTTCGCCAAGAACGTGGCCGCGGCCCTGGGCTACATCGGCCTCAAGACCCACGACCGGGTGGGGGCCATGGGCTTTGCCGGGGACGTGGGGGTGCAGTTGCCGCCGGCGCGCACCCGGGGCCAGATCCTCTCGCTGTTCAACTTCCTGGAGGAACTGCCTCCCGCGGGCCGCACCGACCTGGAGGCGTCGATGAAGACCTTCACCCGGCTCTATCCGCGGCCCGGGCTGGTGGTGCTGTTCAGCGACCTGCTGGATGTCGCCGGCTGCCGCGCCGGGCTGGAGGAGCTGGCGCGGAAGCGGCACGACGTCCTTCTGGTGCACGTCTTGGGGGAGGGCGAGAACCGCCTGGACCCCGACGGCGACGTGTCCCTCGTGGACGTGGAGAGCGACCGGGAACGGCGGGTGTTCCTCGACGGCGACCTGGCCGAGCGCTTCCACAGGGAGGTGGAGGCGTACTTCGACGGCACCCGGCGTTTCTGCGAGAGCCAGGCCATGGACTACCGCCGCACCACCAGCGACGTCCCCTTCGACGACTTCGTCCTGCGTTACCTGACCCAGGACAGACGGCCCGGATAA
- a CDS encoding VWA domain-containing protein, which produces MLWLFPTAFFILLGAVPLILLLNSLRPRGPRVPVTALFLLEKVLRERPMGRRLGWLWHRNLPLILQLLAALAVITALAGPALLGVGTGARDWVVVMDQSASMKAAGASGVRFDAAREELLRRIDGLGSNDRMMIIGAAAEPVVVQPFTRDRARLRRTAAALHATDAEAPVKEAVLLAHTFLKRQGPHRVVVLTDAAFKGIDELPWAASYLELVRVEGGADNVGILGFQFRRVPGEADEYEAMVLVQNFTERPVNAPLVVTVADRVVTRTLLSLGPSAREVLIYGVPGPLRGRATALLAIDDDLQTDNRAYLSFPDERPTRVLYVGPGNPYLERLLRYFPHVTLARIDRIPEDRVTEQVAAYDVVMLDRVPAPPLERGNFILMGTVPEGLDLRVAGVTARPVLASADSAHPLTAGVRLDGLVVRDALTLVPEGGVTLAGSESGPLIHAVEKGDLKALVFAFDLTRSDLPFRVSFPLLVRNAFSWFRPASREFPASQVAAGLPFVADVGVDEEQLVFVSPSGETVPVQTRERIGTYGDTEEVGFYQFRGTRGDGEFAVNLFSEEESRIRPSYQAEPAEAAPPAAESAPGTRFDLWPVLIVVALALLLAECVVVCRTRRSLLPLWLRIPAAAVLVLALVNPRMLAEEPELDVVMAVDLSHSVGEEARARAAEVLEQAQSLVNPKVRLGLFSFARRPQWEFLPTDELPVSELPPPPERDATDLAAAIQGALGELSEGRESRIVLISDANENRGSVERVLPMLRSHGVAVWPYPVSLAEGRNEVYLSEFSVPSVVDSGETFEIKAALTSAGASSADISLLRDGRVIRSTRRELAPGANWLSFTDSVDQRGTHTYELMVEADTDVLAENNLLQGIVSVKGPSRILYLHGPDAARRLMAEALQVQGYEVVEKTPARANLTLPELSGFDLLVLDNVPAYQLSQVKMERIERFVRDLGGGLIVLGGTRSYGAGGYYRTPLEQTLPVEMRPPVRMELPHVALLFVVDKSGSMGGGPFGTTKLDLAKAATMASAELLNPTDEVGILAFDSNWEWAVPFRQAGGGESIAEDVAALTSDGGTDLLKAMVEGHRALAAEEAAIKHVLVLSDGLTEKADLVEQVTRMAGDRITVSTVSIGGDADRRLMTRLAQGGQGRSYATVDPRTIPQIFTTETLLISRDLLVEKVVTPVALGVSGPMRGLTEQPLPQILGYVLTHVKPGAEVHLRVGEDPLLVSWRYGLGQVYAFTSDVSGRWGRHWVQWPAFSRWSAQMARLAVRNVSDHRLRTDFVREGESMSAVVDMFSASGRPVNHLKLQGLLTRADETLQEETFRQVAPGRYQTRFATPSRGINLLTVQHPAVGVPGLPMGSAASALVAGAVPASAAVDAVAFTVPFIVPFSQEYREMDANHELLERLARETGGKVLRRDTLTEDIGRLFTADPEAAGSVRGIWWALAAAGLGVFLLDLALRAFLHVRRAR; this is translated from the coding sequence GTGCTCTGGCTCTTCCCCACCGCCTTCTTCATCCTCCTGGGAGCGGTACCCCTCATCCTGCTGCTCAACAGCCTGCGGCCCAGGGGACCGCGCGTTCCCGTGACCGCGTTGTTCCTCCTGGAGAAGGTCTTGCGGGAACGCCCCATGGGCCGCCGCCTGGGCTGGCTCTGGCACCGCAACCTGCCGTTGATCCTGCAGTTGCTGGCGGCGCTGGCGGTCATCACCGCGCTGGCGGGGCCCGCGCTCCTGGGCGTGGGCACCGGCGCCCGCGACTGGGTCGTGGTGATGGACCAGAGCGCCAGCATGAAGGCCGCCGGCGCGTCCGGCGTGCGCTTCGACGCCGCCCGGGAGGAGTTGCTCCGGCGCATCGACGGGCTCGGCTCCAACGATCGCATGATGATCATCGGGGCGGCGGCCGAACCCGTGGTGGTGCAGCCCTTCACGCGGGACCGCGCGCGGCTGCGGCGGACCGCCGCGGCGCTCCACGCCACCGACGCGGAGGCGCCGGTAAAGGAGGCGGTGCTGCTGGCGCACACCTTCCTCAAGCGCCAGGGACCGCACCGGGTGGTGGTGCTCACCGACGCCGCCTTCAAGGGCATCGATGAGTTGCCGTGGGCGGCATCCTATCTGGAGTTGGTGCGGGTGGAGGGCGGCGCCGACAACGTCGGCATCCTGGGGTTCCAGTTCCGCCGGGTACCCGGCGAGGCCGACGAATACGAGGCCATGGTGCTGGTGCAGAACTTCACCGAGCGGCCGGTGAATGCGCCGCTGGTGGTCACCGTGGCCGACCGCGTGGTCACGCGCACGCTGCTGTCCCTCGGTCCGTCCGCCCGCGAGGTGCTCATCTACGGTGTCCCGGGGCCCCTGCGCGGGCGCGCCACCGCCCTGCTGGCCATCGACGACGACCTCCAGACCGACAACCGCGCGTATCTGTCCTTCCCGGACGAGCGCCCCACGCGGGTGCTCTACGTGGGGCCCGGCAATCCGTACCTGGAACGGCTGCTGCGCTATTTCCCCCACGTGACCCTGGCGCGCATCGACCGCATCCCGGAGGACCGGGTCACCGAGCAGGTGGCGGCCTACGACGTGGTGATGCTCGACCGGGTGCCGGCGCCGCCCCTCGAGCGCGGCAACTTCATCCTGATGGGCACGGTGCCGGAAGGGCTCGACCTGCGCGTGGCCGGGGTGACCGCGCGCCCGGTCCTGGCCTCGGCCGATTCCGCGCACCCGCTGACGGCGGGCGTGCGCCTCGACGGGCTGGTGGTGCGCGACGCCCTGACCCTCGTGCCGGAAGGCGGCGTGACCCTCGCGGGGTCCGAGAGCGGTCCGCTGATCCATGCGGTGGAGAAGGGCGACCTCAAGGCGCTGGTCTTCGCCTTCGACCTCACCCGGTCGGACCTTCCGTTCCGGGTGTCGTTCCCGTTGCTGGTGCGCAACGCCTTCTCCTGGTTCCGGCCCGCGTCCCGGGAGTTCCCCGCCAGCCAGGTGGCCGCGGGCCTGCCGTTCGTGGCCGACGTGGGCGTGGACGAGGAGCAACTGGTGTTCGTGAGCCCGTCGGGCGAGACCGTCCCCGTGCAAACCCGGGAGCGCATCGGCACCTACGGCGACACCGAGGAGGTGGGTTTCTACCAGTTCCGCGGGACGCGCGGGGACGGCGAGTTCGCCGTGAATTTGTTCAGCGAGGAGGAGTCACGCATCCGGCCGTCGTACCAGGCGGAGCCCGCGGAAGCAGCGCCGCCGGCGGCCGAGAGCGCCCCAGGCACGCGCTTCGACCTCTGGCCGGTGTTGATCGTGGTGGCCCTGGCGCTGCTCCTGGCGGAGTGCGTGGTGGTCTGCCGCACGCGCCGGTCGCTGCTGCCGCTGTGGCTGCGGATACCCGCGGCGGCGGTGCTGGTGCTGGCCCTGGTGAACCCGCGCATGCTGGCGGAAGAGCCCGAGCTGGACGTGGTCATGGCCGTGGACCTCTCCCACAGCGTCGGGGAGGAGGCGCGCGCGCGCGCCGCGGAGGTGCTGGAGCAAGCGCAGAGCCTGGTGAATCCCAAGGTGCGCCTGGGCCTGTTCTCCTTCGCGCGGCGCCCCCAGTGGGAGTTTCTGCCCACCGACGAGCTCCCGGTGAGCGAGCTGCCGCCCCCGCCCGAACGCGACGCCACCGACCTGGCGGCGGCCATTCAAGGCGCCCTGGGGGAGTTGAGCGAGGGGCGCGAGAGCCGCATCGTGCTCATCTCCGACGCCAACGAGAACCGCGGCTCGGTGGAACGGGTGCTCCCTATGCTGCGTTCCCACGGGGTGGCCGTGTGGCCGTATCCTGTGAGCCTGGCGGAGGGCCGGAACGAGGTCTACCTGTCCGAGTTCTCCGTTCCCTCGGTGGTGGACAGCGGCGAGACCTTCGAGATCAAGGCCGCCCTCACCAGCGCGGGGGCGTCGTCCGCGGACATCTCCCTGCTGCGCGACGGGCGCGTGATCCGCTCCACGCGCAGGGAGCTGGCCCCTGGTGCCAACTGGCTCAGCTTCACCGACAGCGTGGATCAGCGCGGCACCCACACCTATGAGCTGATGGTGGAGGCCGACACGGACGTGCTGGCCGAGAACAACCTCCTGCAGGGCATCGTCAGCGTCAAGGGACCCTCCCGCATCCTCTACCTGCACGGCCCGGACGCGGCGCGGCGCTTGATGGCCGAGGCGCTCCAGGTCCAGGGTTACGAGGTGGTGGAGAAGACCCCGGCGCGGGCCAACCTCACCCTGCCCGAGCTGTCGGGCTTCGACCTGCTGGTGCTGGACAACGTCCCCGCCTACCAGCTCTCGCAGGTGAAGATGGAGCGCATCGAGCGCTTCGTGCGCGATCTCGGCGGCGGGCTCATCGTGCTCGGCGGCACCCGCAGCTACGGCGCCGGCGGCTACTACCGCACGCCGCTGGAGCAGACGCTGCCGGTGGAGATGCGTCCGCCGGTGCGCATGGAGCTGCCCCACGTGGCGCTGCTCTTCGTGGTGGACAAATCCGGCAGCATGGGCGGCGGCCCCTTCGGCACCACCAAGTTGGACCTGGCCAAGGCCGCCACCATGGCGTCGGCCGAGCTTCTCAACCCCACCGACGAGGTGGGCATCCTGGCGTTCGACTCCAACTGGGAGTGGGCGGTGCCGTTCCGCCAGGCCGGGGGCGGCGAGAGCATCGCCGAGGACGTCGCGGCGCTCACCTCCGACGGCGGCACCGACCTCCTCAAGGCCATGGTGGAAGGCCATCGCGCCCTCGCCGCCGAGGAGGCCGCCATCAAGCACGTGCTGGTGCTGTCCGACGGGCTCACCGAAAAGGCGGACCTGGTGGAACAGGTGACCCGCATGGCCGGGGACCGCATCACGGTCTCGACGGTCTCCATCGGCGGCGACGCCGACCGGCGGCTCATGACGCGGCTCGCCCAGGGCGGCCAGGGGCGCAGCTACGCCACCGTGGACCCGCGCACGATCCCGCAGATCTTCACCACCGAGACGCTGCTCATCTCGCGGGACCTGCTGGTGGAGAAGGTCGTGACGCCGGTGGCACTGGGGGTTTCGGGGCCCATGCGCGGGCTGACGGAGCAGCCCCTGCCGCAAATTCTGGGCTACGTCCTGACCCACGTGAAGCCCGGCGCGGAAGTCCATTTGCGTGTCGGCGAGGACCCGCTGCTGGTTTCCTGGCGCTACGGCCTGGGCCAGGTGTACGCCTTCACCTCGGATGTCTCGGGCCGCTGGGGGCGCCACTGGGTGCAGTGGCCGGCGTTCTCCAGATGGTCCGCGCAGATGGCCCGGCTGGCGGTGAGGAACGTCTCCGACCACCGGCTGCGCACGGACTTCGTGCGCGAGGGCGAGTCCATGAGCGCGGTGGTGGACATGTTCTCGGCCTCGGGAAGGCCCGTGAACCACCTGAAGCTCCAGGGATTGCTGACCCGCGCGGACGAGACCCTGCAGGAGGAGACCTTCCGGCAGGTGGCGCCGGGCCGCTACCAGACCCGCTTCGCCACCCCCAGCCGGGGCATCAACCTGCTCACCGTCCAGCATCCCGCTGTCGGGGTCCCCGGCCTGCCCATGGGTTCCGCTGCGTCGGCCCTCGTCGCCGGCGCTGTCCCCGCGTCCGCCGCGGTGGACGCCGTCGCCTTCACCGTCCCGTTCATCGTGCCGTTCTCGCAGGAGTACCGCGAGATGGACGCCAACCACGAATTGCTGGAGCGCCTGGCCCGGGAGACCGGCGGCAAGGTGCTACGGCGGGACACGTTGACGGAGGACATCGGGCGGCTCTTCACCGCCGATCCCGAAGCCGCCGGGTCGGTGCGGGGCATCTGGTGGGCGTTGGCCGCCGCCGGCTTGGGCGTCTTCCTGCTGGACCTGGCGTTGCGCGCCTTCCTGCACGTGCGCCGGGCACGGTGA
- a CDS encoding MoxR family ATPase, translated as MRDAQRAFEEVKSEMHKAVVGHEELIEGIFIALVCGGHCLLEGVPGLGKTLIVRSLGELMDLSFSRIQFTPDLMPADITGTNVVNEDASGRKVFVFEAGPVFANIVLADEINRATPKTQSALLEAMQDQSVTAGGTLHAIPSPFMVLATQNPIEMEGTYPLPEAQVDRFFFKLIVRYPSYDDLARIADLTTAAASGALAKVLAAESVLEMRAAVRAVPLAAAVRDYAVRLVMATHSETEHSTELARQYVQYGASPRGLQAVILAAKARALLSGRPNVSFEDIRRDLMPSLRHRLLLNLAAEASGIAPEAVLDEVVARVPEVQA; from the coding sequence ATGCGCGACGCCCAGCGGGCGTTCGAGGAAGTCAAGAGCGAGATGCACAAGGCGGTGGTGGGCCACGAGGAGCTCATCGAGGGCATCTTCATCGCGCTGGTGTGCGGCGGACACTGTCTGCTGGAGGGGGTGCCGGGCCTGGGCAAGACCCTGATCGTGCGCTCGCTGGGGGAACTCATGGACCTGAGCTTCTCGCGCATCCAGTTCACCCCCGACCTCATGCCCGCGGACATCACCGGCACCAACGTGGTCAACGAGGACGCCTCGGGGCGCAAGGTGTTCGTGTTCGAGGCGGGTCCGGTGTTCGCCAACATCGTGCTGGCGGACGAGATCAACCGGGCCACGCCCAAGACCCAGTCGGCGCTGCTGGAGGCGATGCAGGACCAGAGCGTCACCGCGGGCGGCACGCTCCACGCCATCCCCAGCCCGTTCATGGTCCTGGCCACCCAGAACCCCATCGAGATGGAGGGGACCTACCCGCTGCCGGAGGCGCAGGTGGACCGTTTCTTCTTCAAGCTCATCGTCCGTTATCCCTCGTACGACGACTTGGCGCGCATCGCCGACCTCACCACCGCCGCGGCCTCCGGGGCGCTCGCCAAGGTGCTGGCGGCGGAGTCCGTGCTGGAGATGCGCGCGGCGGTGCGGGCGGTGCCGCTGGCCGCCGCGGTGCGCGACTACGCGGTGCGCCTGGTGATGGCGACCCATTCCGAGACCGAGCACAGCACCGAGCTGGCGCGCCAGTACGTGCAGTACGGCGCCAGTCCCCGCGGCCTCCAGGCGGTCATCCTGGCGGCCAAGGCGCGCGCGCTGCTCTCCGGGCGTCCCAACGTCTCGTTCGAGGACATCCGCCGCGACCTGATGCCGAGCCTGCGCCACCGGCTGCTGCTCAACCTGGCGGCGGAGGCCTCGGGCATCGCGCCGGAAGCGGTGCTGGACGAGGTGGTGGCGCGGGTGCCGGAGGTGCAGGCCTGA